Within the Gossypium raimondii isolate GPD5lz chromosome 12, ASM2569854v1, whole genome shotgun sequence genome, the region ccatttctagtttaaaaatctatcaatttaattcctaatactaaaactatttaacatttataatatttaaaatcttaataaattttaaaattactacaTGAGTCGAGTAGCCCTAGGTACcgagatttcaaaaatataaaagttacaagaaaaagaaccaaattgactaaccaattgaagttTGAACCCTAAAAGTACCTAGGCCGTGCGTGactttctcctttttctttctttcttttgtatgtctttctttcttttctatttcattttattatactttttttattatacttaatatttatttatcatattatttattataatacagatacttacttttacttttaattattataaccattatacttataaatttcattttataattcataatatatataacatatatttataacatatgCCGTccactatacatatatataggtataattACTACATTGgccctttaattaatttttaatctataattcaacttttaactcaaatgcgatttagtctttatacctaattacttttaattcaagtaaattcacttaaccgaaacctaattaactacacaaataacttcgtaaatatttattaaaaatatttacgagtctgattTACGAAAATGGAGTCCCAAGAATATACTTTCCAAAATCCctgactatcgggtcgttacatgGCAGCCTGAATTAGGTCTTCAGCACGTCCTAGGCCTTCGTATAAAGTTGATTGTGCAGACGAAAATAGCCTTAAAGTACTTGGGCACCACGTCGGGGCTATGTTGCGCCATACAAGGTCTATGGCGCGACACGACAAGCAATTTATGGCTTCCTTGGTTTGTATCATGCTTTGACGGCTCAAGAAGCTTATACATCACTCGTCTCTTGCTCCTACGTCCATTGGGCCTATAATTAATCAACCTGCACACTCAAGTCAACACATTAGCACTATCTAAGACCCGTGTCAGTCTAATAGGTCACCACACTTacaaaatgagtttaaaaaatttatttttaattatttttaatactaaGTACTAAATACCGAAAATGTAATAATAAGTATTAAAACGGCTAGAAAACAAGCTCTATAAGTGTGCAAATAGACCGAAATTACTACTACATTTGATGCTAGGTCAATAAACATCATTTCATTCGAAATATAAATCGTTTCATTTAGTTGGATTTACAGAGAGGAAAAAAACATTGACCAATAAGCGGGGagaatttatctttttttgaccgagataatttatttattttcttttcataaatagagtcacaaaatgtatttttagacgaaagaaaattattttcgaatttaaattttaagccACTAAAAAAGCAAATTAAAGAATTTAGTAAGCtagtcgattgagttttagctcggTTGGTATCGACATTGTTGTCAGTGTAGGAGAACGTGGGTTCGAGTATGCTGAAAGACATTATTCTCCTATTGAAGGATTGGGGAGGGGGTATAAGTAGTTTTAGGTATGagataatgtttaaaaaaaaatagtaagcttAAATCTAATTTCCTAGAGGACAAATATCTTTCCCCTAAAATTAGATGATTAGAAGCTTAAATttcattaactaaaaataaccCTTCGGAAAAAGGAAATACAAATACCATTTAAACTAGTTTGACTAAGACTTGTCTAATGGGAAAGATCCTACATTCTCAATTGAACTAACCAATATTTTAAATGGCAAAATTTATTGGTGTAGTTATTCTAACTATAAATGAAAAGCTGGATAGTAAGTCATGGAATCTAAATGAGTACCATTTTTCAATAAACAAACTAATTTCATCACTCATGGCCTTCACTGCTATGTTCTTGGTGGTATTGTGTATGTCAAATCCTGTTCCATCACATCACTATTTGTTGAATACAGATATTTTAGGggaaataaaaaccctaataatAGAAAATTGCCAAGTACATGAAGCCtttcaaaccaaaattcaaCCTAATTTACACCAAGTGTGCAATCATTCTAACCGGTAACACTATATATTCAACAAAGATTCATCTCTTTTCTTCATTCTACTAACCAAACATTGCCTGGAAAAAATTGGATTCGTTGAGCCTGGAAAAACAATGGTGATAACAATCACAATTCGGGAACTTCTATTTCCAGTTTCATTTCTCTTGCTTCTTCCATGTGAAGCAGGTGCCAACATCTCTTATCCCTTGCGCTGTTAGATTTTGTCAATATATAGGAATGGGAGATTTTTATAATCAGTGTTTGaagggttttcttttcttttttaatttggatttgcTTGCAGTTGCTGCAACACTTGGAATCTGCTATGGCCGTGTTGCCAACAACCTCCCACCAACCTTGGAAGTGATCAACATTCTCAAAACCAATGGCATTTCGAATGTCCGAATCTTCGATCCTCATCCGTTTACTTTACAGTCATTTTCAGGCACCGGGATCAATCTCATGACCGGTGTCCCTAATGAAGCCCTCCCTTCACTTGCCTCAGGCACACCTGCCTCTGCACTCCAATGGCTCCAAACCAACATATTCGCGCATATTGTTCCGAGCCAAATCCGATATATTGCGGTTGGAAATGAGGTACTCCTTAAAGACTCATTCTATTCTCCCTATCTTGTACCCGCTATTGTTAACCTTTACCAAGCACTTAAAATGCTAAACCTTGATGGTACAATCAAGTTATCCTCCCCTCAAGCAGCATCCGTGCTCTCTGTATCCTACCCTCCCTCGCTCGGAGCCTTTGATCCTTCCCTTCGTGCTGTCTTGCGCCCTTTACTGAGTTTCTTGCATGAGACGAAATCACCATTCATGGTCAACGTGTATCCATACTTCAGCTACACAAGCAGTAGGTCGAATCAAGTAACGTTGGACTACGCGTTGTTTAGAAGCAATGACATGGTTCAAGACGGCCAGTTGATGTATGGCAATCTGTTTGAAGCGAGCTTAGATGCAGTGGTTCATGCAATGGAGAAAGAAGGGTTTGCAGAAGTCGAGGTGGTCGTGTCGGAGACAGGGTGGCCAAAGGGCGGAGGGGAGGCAGCCAGCGTGGAGAATGCACTGGCTTACAACGAGAATGTGGTGAGGAGAGTAGTGGGAAATGTAGGGACACCAAGGAGGCCTGGGGTGGGAATTGAGGTTTACTTGTTTGATCTGTTTGATGAGAATGGGAAAGGTGGAGATGAGTGTGAGAAGCATTTTGGGATATTTGGACTTGATGGTGTCAAGGCCTATGATCTTAGATTTAATTCAGAAAATTAAGTTGGATGTAACCAATAAATAGGATTCATCTTCTTTTTTGATTTGGACTTCACTGAGTGcaattgaaaatattgaacCGGAGATCAATCTGGGTGGatttctaattttcaatttttaatcattttaaacaaTACATTAATAATAGTcaataaaatttcctaaaaatttaaaacgcAGAAGAGAACATAAAACTAGTTAAAATTCTTCATTCTTTTGGgtgtcactcaactattaatttttctgatttttcaAAATGATCACTTTTTAGCTGTTAATGTTggactaataataaatttagtcacattcaatccaaaaatatttaacaaatttagccccaatatttacaaaatttatcaaattattgaattagaactaatttgacaaattttgagagctaaatttataaaaggtcaaatttattaaatattttatatttagaatcaaatatgaaatggtatcttaattgtaaaatgtgttataaaaaaaattaaaggattattttataatttggtgaAGTTTAAGTATAGAAGGTACAAGTTGAGAACTGCTATAGGGAGAAGGGAAGCTCTGAAGCTCATATTGCTTCCTCCTGATTTGTGCTCCATGTGTGCTTCACGTGTTGTACCTAACTTCTACAACTCTAAACCAAAAACTGggacaagaaaataaaagtaatccATTCACAATCTCCTCTCCTTTCCCACGAAGAATCTCTACTGGAATGAACATTCTTGTCACCCCATCCACCTTGTAAGTTAC harbors:
- the LOC105762194 gene encoding glucan endo-1,3-beta-glucosidase — protein: MVITITIRELLFPVSFLLLLPCEAVAATLGICYGRVANNLPPTLEVINILKTNGISNVRIFDPHPFTLQSFSGTGINLMTGVPNEALPSLASGTPASALQWLQTNIFAHIVPSQIRYIAVGNEVLLKDSFYSPYLVPAIVNLYQALKMLNLDGTIKLSSPQAASVLSVSYPPSLGAFDPSLRAVLRPLLSFLHETKSPFMVNVYPYFSYTSSRSNQVTLDYALFRSNDMVQDGQLMYGNLFEASLDAVVHAMEKEGFAEVEVVVSETGWPKGGGEAASVENALAYNENVVRRVVGNVGTPRRPGVGIEVYLFDLFDENGKGGDECEKHFGIFGLDGVKAYDLRFNSEN